The following nucleotide sequence is from Amia ocellicauda isolate fAmiCal2 chromosome 2, fAmiCal2.hap1, whole genome shotgun sequence.
AATGACTTAATTGTGGTAGCTGGATTAACTAGCTCGCAGAATGTGttacagatttttattttgaataaaatCATGACATCAATGGACCTGAACAGCTGGTGTAGTTGGTGGTGTTtaacatttgtaacttaaatGCAGATACTGTGCAGGACTGAATAAGTACCCTCTCAAAATGCAATAACTTTTTAAAGATTCCTATGCCAATTGTGCTTTAGGAGAGGGCAAGGAATGAATCACTCTGCTAAAGAATGACCGATTCAGGCCAATCTCATTATTGAATGCTGAAAAAACCCCACAGTTTTCTCTGTAACCTCTTTTGAGTGTAGGATGACAGAACTGGGTTGCCAAGAATATAGGATGTGATGGATTCACACGTATTTCACACCAGAACCTGCAGTGGTTGTAGAAAAAGCTGGCTAGATAAAACACACTTGAGAGTATAGTTTCAGCAGCAGAGAATGCATTACTTATAAAAACAATGacctgtaaaaacaaacaaccataTTGTAGAAGAGGATGTTTATTGATGTTTACCACAATATCTGTTTTTAATATAAGCATTATTGTAATATagattttctgtaataaatacattaaacaacatACATTCTTAtgtagtattttaatttaattatcttgATGGTGTGGGTGATGTGATCAAAGCACACtatttaaaattgcaattgGAACTTTTGCTCTCATCAGCAACGTAATAGTTCTGAATACACATACTAAATAATTGTTTACAAAACTCTGTTCAATAACAACTTTATTGGTTAAAAACTAGAAGCTGCATATTCAACTTCTgctcatataataataataataataataataataataataataataataataataataataataataaaccatggaaaaaaaaaacactgactgacttccAATACTGCGAATGCCTTTGAAATGCAGAAACAACACTATATTGCTGGTAAATGTGGAATGTACTTTCGAAAATATAGGtagaatataataaaaatattccTTATTTCAggtaaaaatatacagtatattctattttttgtttttcaaaaatagGTTACATTATAATGAGCatcagaaaaaaaagtaatattttgtGGCAGCCCATTTCTGATTCCAATAAgatgatttaaaaacagactgaaaGTGGCCTGGAAAATGACATTATATAGCACCTTTTTTTAAAGTGtatcaattaaattataataataaaaatctctCTCGCTTTTTGCtactggaataataataataatatacactcacctaaaggattattaggaacaccatactaatactgtgtttgaccccctttcgccttcagaactgccttcattctacgtggcattgattcaacaaggtgctgaaagcattctttagaaatgttggcccatattgataggatagcatcttgcagttgatggagatttgtgggatgcacatccagggcacgaagctcccgttccaccacatcccaaagatgctctattgggttgagatctggtgactgtgggggccagtttagtacaatgaactcattgtcatgttcaagaaaccaatttgaaatgattcaacctttgtgacatggtgcattatcctgctggaagtagccatcagaggatgggtacatggtggtcataaagggatggacatggtcagaaacaatgctcaggtaggccgtggcatttaaacgatgcccaattggcactaaggggcctaaagtgtgccaagaaaacatcccccacaccattacaccaccaccaccagcctgcacagtggtaacaaggcatgatggatccatgttctcattctgtttacgccaaattctgactctaccatctgaatgtctcaacagaaatcgagactcatcagaccaggcaacatttttccagtcttcaactgtccaattttggtgagcttgtgcaaattgtagcctctttttcctatttgtagtggagatgagtggtacccggtggggtcttctgctgttgtagcccatccgcctcaaggttgtacatgttgtggcttcacaaatgctttgctgcatacctcggttgtaacgagtgtttatttcagtcaaagttgctcttctatcagcttgaatcagtcggcccattctcctctgacctctagcatcaacaaggcattttcgcccacaggactgccgcatactggatgtttttcccttttcacaccattctttgtaaaccctagaaatggttgtgcgtgaaaatcccagtaactgagcagattgtgaaatactcagaccggcccgtctggcaccaacaaccatgccacgctcaaaattgcttaaatcacctttctttcccattcagacattcagtttggagttcaggagattgtcttgaccaggaccacacccctaaatgcattgaagcaactgccatgtgattggttggttagataattgcattaatgagaaattgaacaggtgttcctaataatcctttaggtgagtgtatatatgaagTGAGCTGGACCACCATGTATTGTGCAGCAAGGCTGTCAGTAGGGCTGAAATATAATACTTTGTAcggtatttaattttatttttatttgtattgaggATCCAAGGATCTCTTCATTTCATTCCTGGACAGAAGACAAAATGTGTGGGAATCCTTAACGCCACTGGTCATTTTAGTACACGTCTGAACTGTGTCAGATTTCAGGTAGTATCTGATTTCAATGACCTTTAAACTTTGAAATTGTCAAATCAGAGACGTTACAATCTGTTCCAGTGTGTGTATTACAATGTGTAGACACTCTGTGCTGCTTTccaaattgcattttcattatcATCGGGATCATCATCATAAACTTGTATAGGATTAGCATGTGAAAGTCACTGTTTCCCAGACAAGAGGGCTCAGTTTATGCTGGATCTCTACAaaaattcaaaaaataaaatatcagttcTTGGCAAGCATGCTTTGTCTATAAAGAGAGTACAATGTATCTATCATAGCATAATATGGAAACTATGGAAAATTTTAACctaaaagtacattttcaatTTCCTTTCATTCTGATGTGTTTGAGTGACTATTACTACTGTTACTCATTACACTATTGACTATTACTATTACAcagtttcaaatgtaaatagttaGTATGTAtatctaaacacatttatattacaATTTGATTTGTGAAAAAAAGGTAATGTTATTGGGCCACAGAAAATGTACTGGCCAAGTAATCTGTATTCCTTAATTCCACTTAATTAACTATTATAACTCttattatgattgttttcatttgtcTTCTACTAAGTCTACTAAGTCAATCTACTTTTCATGTAATACCCATCTTCTACTGGATTCTACCCTCTTATGTCACAACGCCTTGAGCCCCTcaaactgaacaaaacaataaagaTTTGATTGAAATTGTGATGCAATTGTTTCAAAGTAATAAAAACAGTGTTTGTGTTTCACTGAAATCATTAAAATTAATGTCAAACGTAAGACCTTCTGgactttgtttgtttatttgtttattttaattagttctggCATCACTGATGGAGGGAAGTTCCTGGCTGGATGCTGCAACCATGCAGATCACTTGTTCTAAACTGAGTACAAATAGTTCTTGTTCAAACGCCACACATGCTCCCCTCTGCGCTGTTCAGGCACGTTGACAGAAAATTCCTTTCTGTCTGTTGCACTCTCTGTCCACGTGTTTGGCTGCACTCCACTATTTACGGCCCTGCCCAAACTCTATAAAACCACCAGATCAGCTCTCTCAGTAGCTACTTCACCAACAACCCAGAAGGAAAGAAGGAGAGAACCAATCTTCCTCAGAAAGTTGCCTTCTGAGACTGAAGTTGAAAACTAAAagtaagtatttttttattttttctgtacaGACTATTTTTTCTTCGAATTAAGTTAAACCTCTTACCATTTTGACTGTAGACATTAATTTCAAACagcttattattttttcaacacaaaatgtatatgtttaaattaatataagtATGTGTATGCTATCCTTTTCAATTGAACTAATGTACAGCAGTTCTGGATGCATGAAGTATAACACATTTCTTATGATTTTGTCAGTCACTGCTcaaccacagaaaacaacaacattgaaaATGGCATCTGTTCCATCAGCTGGCTGTCTGCTTGCAAGAAATCAGTTCTACAGAGGTAAGATTCTTACTTAATTATCAATGCAACTCTCTTTTAAGCTTTTTATAGAAACAACTAGCCTTTTATAAATATGTGCATGTACAAATGTTAGTTTACCACCAGTTTATTACTCAAATGCTTTTACTTTTTATGAATGAATTAAATCATAACTGTATAGTTCTATTTTCATTTATACACTGAAGACATATCAtgcaatttaatgtattttcttctacTTCTTGAAGCTCGGCTCAATTCTACTTCTAGTAATTCATCGTCAAATTCTTCATGCTGCGATCACATAGCTGACGAAAAGACACCTGCTCCACATGGTGAGTACACATTTTTTATACTGATAACTTCAGTATAAAAAATCAACTATATAGCCTTTGGAGCTGATGGggaacttattattattattattattattattattattattattattattattattattatataatagtaTCATTATACTTCaaataattgtttaatgtttaaaacaagCAGTTTTTTAACACAAACTTGGTTAGTGGGGACATTTTGGggatgttaaaataaattaaatcattgCTTTTGTTGTCCTCTAAACAAaactttgtttatttgttaaggTATACAAGTGCCATTTGAAAAGTGCTGGTGGCTAAAGAATTTCTTTGtctgtgaaatcaatcatcataTTACCACAGACTCTTCTGTAAGCAGGCAAGTGTAATGAAAAGTAGTCAATTTATTTATAGTTAACTAAAAACTGTGGGACAGAGGTGATTGTATAGTTGAATATCCACAATAGTTTCTATCTGTaggtttgttttattatctgGTTTACATCTCagttaaaaaaactaacaaaaaaaaaaacatgttgaaacaAATGTTATGTCCTATCTACCAACTGAACACACTGTTGGAAACCAGGATGTACATGCTTGAAAATGTATGATGTACAATTGTTATCATATGCATCAtcaaaattaatcaaaataggtgaaaaagaaaaaacaccacAATACTCACAGCAAATAGCCAGTTATCCTCAGGGGGAAAAGTACAGAACATTTCTTAATATCTAGTGAACTGAAGATAAAGGAGTTTCATGTATACCTGTTACTTAGATTTCCAACTGCAGCACCTTGTTAGAAGATATCAATTAGGACAGTGtgagttttgtcttgtttttttttcgcTTCAAATGTTAGAGGGCAGAAACTCCAGGCTGTGACACATTGTACAGCAAGTTACAATGTGtcatattatttcttagcagacactcttatccagggtacctacaaattgttacaatatatcataaTATTTTTACATAGAATTATCAATTTATACAGCTGAGTTTGTACTGGAGCAGTTTATGTTTAAGAAAAGCACAATAGttgtgtcccccacctgggattgaactcacaacctttcatttcagagtccagagcccttaTCACTTTTCCACACTGCTGCTATATTAATTCACctgaaatcattttttttatttgtgtctgtCCCGGCAGTGATAACAGTTAATccatgctgaagatagttcctGCGTACTGTAGGAGTAAGAAGTAATTCCAGCTGCTGACTCATGGTCTCCGTGTCTCAGGCTCAACTATCTCTCCAGCTGTAGGATCAGTGAAGATTCATCCAACGGCACATAAGGAATGTGGAGGACAGGAATACTCTTGGTAGCTTGCAAAAAGGTTATTTGGTTGCTTAGTATGTCGTCAGAAAACTGAATCAGTCTCTGCAGCGGATACATTGCCAGTTAACTGGTAATATGAGACTAGCCTGCTAGTGGtcttattttaaacatatgaACCTGACATTACTTTCAGATGacctactttaaaaaaataggtaatAGAGGCGCTTAGTCACTGACTGTATACTTGCATTCACAAGAAGCCGGCAGCAAAATTGGCAAGATAGTTAACTAATTAATTGCACAAGCCAAAGATTTAGACCATCTAAAGATGTTTAACTGCTAGGTTAAAGCAGATGTGGGGCTATTGTATTTGCTACACAATCATATCATCCATGATTTAAGATAAAATGCAAAGTCTAACCATGAGCTAGTggcacaaatgcacacacaaacaattgCAGTTGTAATTGACATAGGCAGAAGTATAACATATGtatcattaattaaacaaaatgtgtatttaaatgttcatcTGTATTTTTTCTAAGACTTGTATTCCATTTttatactaattaaataaataaacatgtattgatgCAAAGCctctttattttataaaattgtTTGTTAAAATGTATCGCAGCTTAACactttttgtaaattaaatattttcagaGGTTGCCATTGTATATGACATGGGGACTTTCTATAGACTTCGACCTGTCACTTGGCCTTTTTTGGAATAATAGATCACATATACTCACATATTAATTTGCAGCCAAGACTTAATGGtccatacaaattaaaatatatactttatattactttattatatattttctgtaaaaGCTTTTGTGCCCATAGAattttattcattaatgtatGTTTTGCCCCATCGACAAGCAGACTAATTTCtcttcatatttaagaatataattGACCTCTTCTAATGGAATGTCAGAGGGTCAATATTTgttcagaaacacaaactgTTGTAGGTCAGCATTTAGAACTGTTGTAGTAAACTCAGATTTTGTAAAATTTTGTCCCTCAGTATAGTCTCAGAAGTGTTAACCAgcctttcttctttcttctctAGAGCCACTGTCATGGCTCTTGATATGTCACTGCAAGACAGGTTTAAGTATTTCAGTGTGAGAGCTTTTTTAATTGACTTAGCCTAGttaaaaccttttaaaatacatatatattaaagggAGATATTGGATTTTAGGGTTCACAAGGGACACATAATAATGGAAACTAGAGTAGGAGGCATTTTATTTATGGTCAAATTGCACATTATTAAATACCTTAAGAAGAAGAGGTTTTCCAGTGAGCATCTTTCTGTATCAAGTATTGTTGactaagaaataaaaatcaatctgAATGATTAAACTGCTGTTACCACACAGAGATACATTCATCAAAATTAAAaggaacaaataaaaacaaacatgccgGCAAACAAATCAAGAAACACAGTTACCTTTGTTCAATGTTAGATTTCAGTAGTTGTATGAAATTTCCATTCCCAGAAGATAATAGCATATAGTTAGCATTTTCATGGGCAAAATATAATTCACTGACACCATCAAtaccttttaaaatgtgttgtgtccatttttcaacattttacacattcctgacattgttgaatttaaattatttaatgtatttaatttaatggagTTTTTCTTATGAGGCATTTGTAGCTAGAGTAGACAAGTTTTATACAAAGAAAACCACTCAGAAGTCAAGTGAACGTGCTGCTGATACTGCACCCTTATTGCTGAATTGATTCCTAAAGCTGatacatttaacaaataaaatcacaaataaatacatattaagttGGTCTcatttaagaaacaaaacaaaaacaaaggccCAAGACTAGGAGTAGAAATGGTATGTAGCACCAAGCCAAGAACTTCTTCTTTATTTATAAACCCTGGAAAGATTCCAAAGTTCAAGCAGTTTCTTGCAGTGTCTTGCCAAGAGTTTGCTAAAAATGATATACATATTCCCTCTGCTTGCAGCTTCAAGTTTAAACTGCCTTAGACATAGAAGGAAATCATACAGCTAGTAAACCatctatatttgttttatgtcagTCAGAGTCATTAGTGGGCTTTCTGAGTCCTGACATGACTTGATTATGCAGACTCCCACGTTCTGAAGGAGCAAGAGCAGTTCAATATGTGAAAAGGAATATTTAAAGAACATGCAAagttaaagaataataaagtcagatattgttttttttgtagtaaacattttcaaatattattttaaagaatgtattttactgtaaagaaaaacaaaaacaaaaaatgcacacCAAAACCACAAGGGTTGCAGTTGTGTGGCAAGCCAAGGAAGCCCTTGGCTAACTCTGAGCTCACCCAACACTGCGAGGGCTTAACTGTGCAGATGTGCCCAGGGAATCCCAGTCACAATGAGCTAATGTCAAAACTCTGAAACAAACCAGCAATATCTGCACTATTGGGCTCAACTAACCAGATGATAGGGTACAAATTAGCATAACCCAAGAAAGAGGACACAATTAGAGTAAAACCATCTTTGGACATGTATTACAATTTTACAGAGCACCAGAGATGGCATACCAATATctagaaaaaagtaaaacagaaCAGGAATTTATCCATTTCAACAAATTAAGAAGTGTGCAAACAATCTACTTATATGTACACATCATTTACTTAATTGTGCACATACATTTCTAAATTGTGGGCACAAA
It contains:
- the LOC136766188 gene encoding pancreatic progenitor cell differentiation and proliferation factor-like protein, producing MASVPSAGCLLARNQFYRARLNSTSSNSSSNSSCCDHIADEKTPAPHGIQVPFEKCWWLKNFFVCEINHHITTDSSVSSDNS